A genomic region of Pseudomonas sp. MPC6 contains the following coding sequences:
- the lepB gene encoding signal peptidase I yields MSLNFPLLLVIAVFVCGLLALLDLVFLAPRRRAAIASYQGSVSQPDGMVVEKLNKEPLLVEYGKSFFPVLFIVLVLRSFLVEPFQIPSGSMKPTLDVGDFILVNKFSYGIRLPVLDRKVIAVGDPQRGDVMVFRYPSDPNVNYIKRVVGLPGDQIRYTADKRLFVNGESIAEQLVGSEPGTLGSAELYKEKLGIAEHLIRKEMSRYRAAPDHSWTVPAGHYFMMGDNRDNSNDSRFWDDPSIPKDLLGMVPDKNIVGKAFAVWMSWPEPKLSHLPNFSRVGLIK; encoded by the coding sequence ATGTCACTAAATTTCCCGCTGTTGCTGGTCATCGCCGTGTTCGTCTGCGGCCTGTTGGCGTTGCTCGATCTGGTTTTCCTGGCGCCGCGTCGGCGTGCGGCCATTGCCTCCTATCAGGGAAGCGTCAGCCAGCCTGACGGGATGGTGGTCGAGAAACTGAACAAAGAGCCGCTGCTGGTCGAATACGGCAAGTCGTTCTTCCCGGTGTTGTTCATCGTGCTGGTCCTGCGTTCGTTCCTGGTGGAACCGTTCCAGATTCCTTCCGGCTCGATGAAACCGACCCTGGACGTCGGCGACTTCATTCTGGTGAACAAGTTTTCTTACGGGATCCGCTTGCCGGTGCTCGACAGGAAAGTCATCGCAGTGGGTGATCCGCAACGCGGCGATGTGATGGTGTTCCGCTACCCGAGCGACCCGAACGTCAACTACATCAAGCGAGTCGTGGGCCTGCCGGGTGACCAGATTCGCTATACCGCCGACAAGCGTCTGTTCGTCAACGGTGAGTCCATTGCCGAGCAACTGGTCGGCTCCGAGCCGGGCACGCTGGGCAGCGCCGAACTCTACAAGGAGAAACTCGGCATTGCCGAGCACCTGATCCGCAAGGAGATGAGCCGCTACCGCGCCGCGCCGGACCATTCGTGGACCGTGCCCGCCGGGCACTACTTCATGATGGGCGACAACCGGGACAATTCGAACGACAGTCGCTTCTGGGATGATCCGAGCATTCCCAAGGACCTGCTGGGCATGGTTCCCGACAAGAATATCGTCGGCAAGGCCTTCGCAGTCTGGATGAGCTGGCCAGAACCCAAACTCAGTCACCTGCCGAATTTCTCGCGGGTTGGCCTGATCAAGTAA
- the rnc gene encoding ribonuclease III, which yields MSVSLSRLERQLGYTFKDQELMVLALTHRSFAGRNNERLEFLGDAILNFVAGEALFDRFPLAREGQLSRLRARLVKGETLAVLARGFDLGDYLRLGSGELKSGGFRRESILADALEALIGAIYLDAGMDMARERVLAWLAGEFEGLTLVDTNKDPKTRLQEFLQSRGCELPRYEVVDIQGEPHCRTFFVECEITLLNEKSRGQGVSRRIAEQVAAAAALIALGVENGND from the coding sequence GTGAGCGTCTCCTTAAGCCGTCTAGAGCGTCAGCTCGGCTACACTTTCAAGGATCAGGAACTGATGGTCCTGGCCCTGACTCACCGCAGTTTTGCCGGGCGCAACAACGAACGCCTGGAATTCCTCGGTGATGCCATCCTTAACTTCGTCGCCGGCGAGGCGCTGTTCGATCGCTTCCCGCTGGCTCGCGAAGGCCAGTTGTCACGTTTGCGTGCCCGCCTGGTGAAAGGTGAGACCCTGGCCGTGCTGGCCCGTGGTTTCGATCTGGGTGATTACCTGCGTCTGGGTTCCGGCGAGTTGAAGAGTGGCGGTTTCCGTCGCGAGTCGATTCTGGCCGATGCCCTGGAAGCGCTGATCGGTGCGATCTACCTGGACGCCGGCATGGACATGGCACGCGAGCGCGTGCTGGCCTGGCTGGCCGGAGAGTTCGAAGGCCTGACGCTGGTCGATACCAACAAAGATCCGAAAACCCGTCTGCAGGAATTCCTGCAGTCGCGGGGTTGTGAGCTGCCGCGTTACGAAGTGGTGGATATCCAGGGTGAGCCGCATTGCCGGACGTTCTTCGTCGAATGTGAAATCACCTTACTGAACGAAAAAAGCCGAGGTCAGGGTGTGAGTCGTCGTATTGCCGAACAGGTAGCGGCCGCCGCAGCACTGATTGCCCTGGGTGTGGAGAATGGCAATGACTGA
- the era gene encoding GTPase Era, which produces MTDSTATRCGYVAIVGRPNVGKSTLLNHILGQKLAITSRKPQTTRHNMLGIKTEGAVQAIYVDTPGMHKGGEKALNRYMNKTASAALKDVDVVIFVVDRTKWTDEDQMVLERVQYVTGPLIVALNKTDRIEDKSELMPHLTWLQEQLPNAQIMPISAQHGHNLEALERVIAGYLPENDHFFPEDQITDRSSRFLAAELVREKIMRQLGAELPYQITVEIEEFKQQGKTLHIHALILVERDGQKKIIIGDKGERIKRIGTEARKDMELLFDSKIMLNLWVKVKGGWSDDERALRSLGYGDL; this is translated from the coding sequence ATGACTGATTCAACCGCAACACGCTGTGGCTATGTTGCCATCGTCGGCCGTCCCAACGTGGGCAAGTCCACGCTGCTGAACCACATTCTCGGCCAGAAACTCGCGATCACGTCGCGCAAGCCGCAGACCACCCGCCACAACATGCTCGGCATCAAGACCGAAGGCGCCGTTCAGGCGATCTACGTCGACACCCCGGGCATGCACAAAGGTGGCGAGAAGGCGCTGAACCGCTACATGAACAAAACCGCTTCGGCGGCGTTGAAAGACGTCGACGTGGTGATCTTCGTGGTTGACCGCACCAAGTGGACCGACGAAGACCAGATGGTCCTCGAACGCGTCCAGTACGTCACCGGCCCGCTGATCGTCGCGTTGAACAAGACCGATCGCATCGAAGACAAATCCGAGCTGATGCCGCACCTGACCTGGTTGCAGGAACAGCTGCCGAACGCGCAGATCATGCCGATCTCGGCCCAGCACGGGCACAACCTCGAAGCGCTGGAGCGGGTGATTGCCGGTTACCTGCCGGAAAACGATCACTTCTTCCCCGAAGACCAGATCACCGACCGCAGCAGCCGCTTCCTTGCCGCCGAGCTGGTGCGCGAGAAAATCATGCGCCAGTTGGGCGCCGAGCTGCCGTACCAGATCACCGTGGAAATCGAAGAGTTCAAGCAGCAGGGGAAAACCCTGCACATCCATGCGTTGATCCTCGTCGAACGTGACGGCCAGAAGAAAATCATCATTGGCGACAAGGGCGAGCGCATCAAGCGCATCGGCACCGAGGCGCGCAAGGACATGGAGCTGCTGTTCGACTCCAAGATCATGCTCAACCTGTGGGTCAAAGTGAAAGGCGGCTGGTCCGACGACGAACGCGCCTTGCGTTCGCTGGGTTACGGCGACCTGTAA
- the recO gene encoding DNA repair protein RecO: MSQTPPTGQPAFVLHSRAYRENSALVDFLTPQGRLRAVLRSARGKTGTLARPFVPLEVEFRGRGELKNVGRMESAGVSTWLNGEALFSGLYLNELLIRLLPAEDPHPAVFDHYAATLLALAEGRPLEPLLRSFEWRLLDDLGYGFALTADIHGEPIAPDGLYRLQVDAGLERVYLLQPGLFNGTELLAMADADWSAPGALSAAKRLMRQALAVHLGGRPLVSRELFRKP, translated from the coding sequence ATGTCCCAAACCCCACCTACCGGCCAACCCGCCTTCGTGCTCCACTCCCGCGCCTACCGCGAAAACAGCGCATTGGTGGATTTCCTCACGCCACAAGGTCGGCTGCGGGCGGTGTTGCGCAGTGCGCGGGGCAAGACGGGGACGCTGGCGCGGCCGTTCGTGCCACTGGAAGTCGAATTCAGGGGGAGGGGGGAGCTGAAGAACGTCGGGCGCATGGAAAGTGCCGGCGTTTCCACCTGGCTCAACGGTGAGGCGCTGTTCAGTGGCCTCTACCTCAACGAACTGTTGATCCGCCTGTTGCCCGCCGAAGACCCGCATCCCGCTGTCTTCGATCACTATGCCGCCACGTTGCTCGCCCTGGCTGAAGGCCGTCCGCTGGAGCCGCTGCTGCGATCCTTCGAATGGCGGCTGCTGGATGACTTGGGTTACGGCTTCGCCTTGACCGCCGACATCCACGGCGAACCCATCGCGCCGGACGGTCTGTACCGCTTGCAGGTCGATGCCGGCCTGGAGCGGGTCTACCTGCTGCAACCCGGTCTGTTCAACGGTACCGAACTGCTGGCCATGGCCGACGCCGACTGGTCCGCGCCCGGCGCACTGTCTGCCGCCAAGCGCTTGATGCGCCAGGCGCTGGCCGTACACCTGGGCGGTCGTCCGCTGGTCAGTCGCGAGTTGTTTCGCAAGCCATAA
- the pdxJ gene encoding pyridoxine 5'-phosphate synthase gives MTTSNRILLGVNIDHVATLRQARGTRYPDPVKAALDAEEAGADGITVHLREDRRHIQERDVLLLKDVLQTRMNFEMGVTEEMMAFAERIRPAHICLVPETRQELTTEGGLDVAGQEARIKAAVDRLAQIGCEVSLFIDADERQIAASRRVGAPAIELHTGRYADAETPTQVAEELKRVADGVAFGLAQGLIVNAGHGLHYHNVEAVAAIKGINELNIGHALVAHALFVGFKSAVSEMKALILAAALKG, from the coding sequence GTGACCACCAGCAATCGCATTCTTCTTGGCGTTAACATCGACCACGTTGCCACCCTGCGCCAGGCCCGGGGCACTCGTTACCCGGATCCGGTCAAGGCAGCACTCGACGCCGAAGAGGCGGGCGCTGATGGCATTACCGTGCACCTGCGTGAAGATCGCCGGCACATCCAGGAGCGCGACGTGCTGCTGCTCAAGGACGTGCTGCAAACCCGCATGAACTTCGAGATGGGCGTCACCGAGGAAATGATGGCCTTCGCCGAGCGCATCCGCCCGGCGCACATTTGCCTGGTCCCGGAAACCCGCCAGGAACTGACCACCGAAGGTGGCCTCGACGTAGCGGGGCAGGAAGCGCGGATCAAGGCGGCGGTGGATCGCCTGGCGCAGATCGGCTGTGAAGTGTCGCTGTTCATCGATGCGGACGAGCGGCAGATCGCGGCGTCCCGTCGTGTTGGCGCGCCAGCCATCGAACTGCACACCGGTCGTTATGCGGATGCCGAGACGCCGACGCAAGTGGCTGAAGAATTGAAGCGCGTCGCCGATGGCGTGGCGTTTGGCCTGGCGCAGGGTTTGATCGTCAACGCCGGCCACGGCTTGCACTATCACAACGTCGAAGCGGTCGCCGCGATCAAGGGCATCAACGAGCTGAACATCGGCCATGCGCTGGTGGCGCATGCGTTGTTTGTCGGGTTCAAGTCAGCGGTGTCCGAGATGAAGGCGCTGATCCTGGCCGCTGCATTGAAGGGCTAA
- the mltF gene encoding membrane-bound lytic murein transglycosylase MltF, whose translation MFSPTALRPRFAKWLIATGLFLMLSGCVDKPNTLERVKEDGVLRVVTRNSPATYFQDRNGETGFEYELVKRFADDLGVELKIETADNLDDLFNQVGKPNGPVLAAAGLVASEQRKKQVRFSHSYLEVTPQIIYRNGQSRPTDAKDLVGKKIMVLKGSTHAEQLAELKKKYPAIEYEESDAVEVVDLLRMVDEDQIDLTLVDSNEVAMNQVYFPNVRVAFDLGNASNQSWAVAPGDDNSLLNEINSYLDKVKKNGTLQRLKDRYYGHVDVLGYVGAYTFAQHLQQRLPKYEKHFKAYAKEEKVDWRLLAAVGYQESLWQAAVTSKTGVRGLMMLTQNTAQAMGVSNRLDPKQSIMGGAKYLAYVKEQLDDSIQEPDRTWFALAAYNVGGGHLDDARKLAAKEGLNPDKWLDVKKILPRLSEKKWYSKTRYGYARGGEPVHFVANIRRYYDILTWVTQPQLEGDQVAEGSLHVPGVDKTKPNQETPPL comes from the coding sequence ATGTTTTCCCCAACGGCTTTGCGTCCGCGGTTCGCCAAATGGCTGATCGCAACCGGACTCTTCCTGATGCTCAGTGGCTGTGTTGATAAACCCAACACACTGGAGCGCGTAAAGGAGGATGGCGTGCTGCGGGTGGTTACCCGAAACAGCCCTGCCACCTACTTTCAGGATCGCAACGGTGAAACCGGCTTCGAATACGAGCTGGTGAAGCGCTTCGCCGACGATCTGGGGGTCGAACTCAAGATTGAAACCGCCGACAACCTCGACGACCTGTTCAACCAGGTGGGCAAGCCCAACGGCCCGGTGCTGGCTGCCGCCGGCCTGGTCGCCAGCGAGCAGCGCAAGAAGCAAGTGCGGTTTTCCCACTCCTATCTGGAAGTCACCCCTCAGATCATCTATCGCAACGGCCAATCGCGGCCAACCGATGCGAAAGATCTGGTGGGCAAGAAGATCATGGTGCTCAAGGGCAGCACCCACGCCGAGCAGCTGGCGGAACTGAAAAAGAAATATCCCGCCATTGAATACGAAGAGTCCGACGCCGTTGAAGTCGTCGACCTGCTGCGCATGGTGGATGAAGATCAGATCGACCTGACCCTGGTCGACTCCAACGAAGTCGCGATGAACCAGGTCTACTTCCCCAACGTGCGAGTGGCCTTCGATCTCGGCAATGCCAGCAACCAGAGCTGGGCCGTAGCGCCTGGCGACGACAACAGCCTGCTGAACGAGATCAACAGCTACCTCGACAAGGTGAAGAAGAACGGCACCCTGCAACGTCTCAAGGACCGCTATTACGGGCACGTCGATGTGCTCGGCTATGTGGGCGCCTACACCTTCGCCCAGCACTTGCAGCAACGGCTGCCCAAGTACGAGAAGCACTTCAAGGCGTACGCCAAGGAAGAGAAAGTCGATTGGCGCCTGTTGGCCGCGGTCGGTTATCAGGAATCCCTGTGGCAAGCGGCCGTCACCTCCAAGACCGGTGTGCGCGGGCTGATGATGCTGACCCAGAACACCGCCCAGGCCATGGGCGTGTCCAATCGCCTCGACCCCAAGCAGAGCATCATGGGCGGCGCCAAGTACCTGGCCTACGTGAAGGAACAGCTGGACGACTCGATTCAGGAACCGGATCGCACCTGGTTTGCCCTGGCAGCCTACAACGTTGGCGGCGGTCACCTGGATGACGCGCGCAAACTGGCGGCCAAGGAAGGGCTCAACCCGGACAAGTGGCTGGACGTGAAGAAAATCCTGCCGCGGCTGTCCGAGAAGAAGTGGTACAGCAAAACCCGTTACGGCTACGCCCGGGGTGGCGAGCCGGTGCACTTTGTGGCGAACATCCGTCGCTACTACGACATCCTGACCTGGGTCACGCAGCCGCAACTTGAAGGCGACCAGGTCGCCGAGGGCAGTCTGCATGTACCGGGGGTCGACAAGACCAAGCCGAACCAGGAAACCCCGCCGCTCTGA
- the purL gene encoding phosphoribosylformylglycinamidine synthase produces the protein MLILRGAPALSAFRHSKLLEQLSQKVPAVSGLYAEFAHFAEVTGVLTGDEQQVLARLLKYGPTVPVQEPTGRLFLVLPRFGTISPWSSKASDIARNCGLSKIQRLERGIAFYVAGQFSDAQAQLIADVLHDRMTQIVLGNLEQAAGLFRHAEPKPLTAIDVLGGGRAALETANTELGLALADDEIDYLVNAFVGLKRNPHDIELMMFAQANSEHCRHKIFNASWDIDGQSQEKSLFGMIKNTYVMHSEGVLSAYKDNASVIVGNVAGRFFPDPETRQYGAVQEPVHILMKVETHNHPTAIAPFPGASTGSGGEIRDEGATGRGAKPKAGLTGFTVSNLQIPGFEQPWEVPYGKPERIVTALDIMIEGPLGGAAFNNEFGRPALTGYFRTFEQSITTPRGDEVRGYHKPIMLAGGMGNIRAEHVQKGEITVGSKLIVLGGPAMLIGLGGGAASSMATGTSSADLDFASVQRENPEMERRCQEVIDRCWQLGDKNPISFIHDVGAGGLSNAFPELVNDGNRGGRFELRNIPNDEPGMAPHEIWSNESQERYVLAVGPADFERFQAICERERCPFAVVGEATAEPQLTVTDSHFGNSPVDMPLEVLLGKAPRMHRSAVRENELGDDFDPSTLEIADCVERVLHHPAVASKSFLITIGDRTITGLVARDQMVGPWQVPVADVAVTATSFDVYTGEAMAMGERTPLALLDAPASGRMAIGETLTNIAASRINKISDIKLSANWMSAAGHPGEDARLYDTVKAVGMELCPDLGITIPVGKDSMSMATRWNDDGVDKTVTSPMSLIVTGFAPVADIRQTLTPELRMDKGTTDLILIDLGRGQNRMGASILAQVHGKLGSQAPDVDDAEDLKAFFAVIQGLNADGHLLAYHDRSDGGLLTSVVEMAFAGHCGLSLNLDGLAETSADIAAILFNEELGAVIQVRQDATPDILAQFSAAGLGECVSVIGQPMNNGQINITFNGETVFEGQRRLLQRQWAETSYQIQRLRDNADCAEQEFDVLLEEDNPGLSVKLSYDVNQDVAAPYIKKNIRPQVAVLREQGVNGQVEMAAAFDRAGFNAIDVHMSDILAGRVDLNEFKGLVACGGFSYGDVLGAGEGWAKSALFNSRARDAFQGFFERNDSFTLGVCNGCQMMSNLHELIPGSEFWPHFVRNRSEQFEARVAMVQVQESNSIFLQGMAGSRMPIAIAHGEGHAEFASEEALLEADLSGCVAMRFVDNHGKVTESYPANPNGSPRGITGLTSRDGRVTIMMPHPERVFRAVQNSWRSEDWNEDAPWMRMFRNARVWVN, from the coding sequence ATGTTGATCCTGCGCGGCGCTCCTGCCCTTTCTGCCTTTCGCCACAGCAAACTCCTTGAGCAACTGAGCCAGAAGGTCCCGGCTGTCAGCGGCTTGTATGCTGAATTCGCTCACTTCGCCGAAGTTACCGGCGTCCTGACCGGCGACGAACAGCAGGTGCTCGCGCGCCTTCTGAAGTACGGCCCAACTGTTCCGGTACAAGAGCCGACCGGTCGTCTGTTCCTGGTGTTGCCGCGTTTCGGCACCATTTCGCCATGGTCCAGTAAAGCCAGCGACATCGCTCGCAACTGCGGCCTGAGCAAGATCCAGCGCCTGGAGCGCGGTATCGCGTTCTACGTCGCCGGCCAGTTCAGCGACGCCCAGGCTCAGCTGATCGCTGACGTGCTGCATGACCGCATGACCCAGATCGTCCTCGGCAACCTTGAACAGGCTGCCGGCCTGTTCCGCCATGCCGAGCCGAAACCGCTGACCGCGATCGACGTGCTGGGTGGCGGCCGCGCCGCACTGGAAACAGCTAACACCGAGCTGGGCCTGGCCCTGGCCGATGACGAGATCGACTACCTGGTCAATGCCTTCGTCGGCTTGAAGCGCAACCCGCACGACATCGAACTGATGATGTTCGCCCAGGCGAACTCCGAGCACTGCCGTCACAAGATCTTCAACGCCAGTTGGGACATCGACGGCCAGAGCCAGGAAAAAAGCCTGTTCGGCATGATCAAGAACACCTACGTGATGCACAGCGAAGGCGTGCTGTCGGCTTACAAGGACAACGCCTCGGTGATCGTCGGCAACGTTGCCGGCCGTTTCTTCCCGGACCCTGAAACCCGCCAGTACGGCGCGGTGCAGGAACCGGTGCACATCCTGATGAAAGTCGAAACCCACAACCACCCGACCGCGATTGCCCCGTTCCCGGGCGCTTCCACCGGTTCCGGTGGCGAGATTCGCGACGAAGGCGCAACCGGTCGTGGTGCCAAGCCAAAGGCTGGCCTGACCGGCTTCACCGTGTCCAACCTGCAGATCCCGGGCTTCGAACAGCCGTGGGAAGTGCCGTACGGCAAGCCTGAGCGCATCGTCACCGCGCTGGACATCATGATCGAAGGCCCACTGGGCGGCGCCGCGTTCAACAACGAATTCGGTCGTCCGGCCCTGACCGGCTACTTCCGTACCTTCGAACAGTCGATCACCACCCCGCGTGGCGACGAAGTTCGCGGTTACCACAAGCCGATCATGCTGGCTGGCGGCATGGGTAACATCCGTGCCGAACATGTGCAGAAAGGCGAGATCACCGTCGGCTCCAAGCTGATCGTGCTCGGCGGCCCGGCAATGTTGATCGGCCTGGGCGGCGGTGCCGCCTCCTCCATGGCTACCGGCACCAGCTCGGCAGACCTGGACTTCGCATCGGTTCAGCGTGAAAACCCTGAGATGGAACGTCGCTGCCAGGAAGTCATCGACCGCTGCTGGCAACTGGGTGACAAGAACCCGATCAGCTTCATCCATGACGTCGGCGCGGGCGGTCTGTCCAACGCCTTCCCGGAACTGGTCAACGACGGCAACCGTGGCGGTCGCTTCGAACTGCGCAACATTCCAAACGACGAGCCGGGCATGGCCCCGCACGAAATCTGGAGCAACGAATCCCAGGAACGTTACGTTCTGGCGGTGGGACCTGCGGACTTCGAACGCTTCCAGGCGATCTGCGAACGCGAGCGTTGCCCGTTTGCCGTGGTCGGCGAAGCCACTGCCGAGCCGCAGCTTACTGTCACGGATAGTCACTTCGGCAACAGCCCGGTGGACATGCCACTCGAAGTGCTGCTGGGCAAAGCGCCACGCATGCACCGTTCGGCCGTTCGCGAAAACGAGCTGGGCGACGATTTCGATCCGTCGACCCTGGAGATCGCAGACTGCGTCGAGCGCGTCCTGCATCACCCGGCCGTGGCGAGCAAAAGCTTCCTGATCACCATCGGCGACCGCACCATCACCGGCCTCGTGGCCCGTGACCAAATGGTCGGCCCGTGGCAAGTCCCGGTGGCCGACGTTGCCGTCACCGCCACCAGCTTCGACGTCTACACCGGCGAAGCCATGGCCATGGGCGAGCGCACTCCGCTGGCCCTGCTGGACGCTCCGGCGTCGGGCCGCATGGCCATCGGCGAAACCCTGACCAACATTGCCGCGTCGCGCATCAACAAGATCTCCGACATCAAATTGTCGGCGAACTGGATGTCCGCCGCCGGTCACCCGGGTGAAGACGCGCGTCTGTACGACACCGTGAAAGCGGTCGGTATGGAACTGTGCCCGGACCTGGGTATCACCATTCCGGTGGGCAAGGACTCCATGTCCATGGCCACCCGCTGGAACGACGACGGCGTCGACAAGACCGTGACCTCGCCGATGTCGCTGATCGTGACCGGTTTCGCGCCCGTGGCTGACATCCGTCAGACCCTGACGCCGGAACTGCGCATGGACAAGGGCACCACCGACCTGATCCTGATCGACCTGGGTCGTGGCCAGAACCGCATGGGCGCCTCGATCCTGGCCCAGGTTCACGGCAAGCTCGGCTCGCAAGCGCCGGACGTCGATGATGCCGAAGACCTCAAAGCCTTCTTTGCGGTGATCCAGGGCCTCAACGCCGATGGCCACCTGCTGGCTTACCACGACCGTTCCGACGGCGGCCTGCTGACCAGCGTGGTGGAAATGGCGTTCGCCGGCCACTGCGGTCTGAGCCTGAACCTCGACGGTCTGGCAGAAACGTCCGCCGACATCGCCGCGATCCTGTTCAACGAAGAGCTGGGTGCGGTGATCCAGGTTCGCCAGGACGCTACTCCAGACATCCTCGCGCAGTTCAGCGCTGCCGGTTTGGGCGAGTGCGTGTCGGTGATCGGTCAGCCGATGAACAACGGCCAGATCAACATCACCTTCAACGGCGAAACCGTGTTCGAAGGTCAGCGTCGTCTGCTGCAACGTCAGTGGGCTGAAACCAGCTACCAGATCCAGCGTCTGCGTGATAACGCCGACTGCGCCGAACAAGAGTTCGACGTGCTGCTGGAAGAAGACAACCCGGGCCTGAGCGTCAAGCTGAGCTACGACGTCAACCAGGACGTCGCCGCGCCTTACATCAAGAAAAACATCCGGCCACAGGTTGCCGTGCTGCGTGAGCAGGGCGTCAACGGTCAGGTGGAAATGGCGGCTGCGTTCGACCGCGCCGGTTTCAACGCGATCGACGTGCACATGAGCGACATTCTGGCCGGCCGTGTCGACCTGAACGAGTTCAAGGGCCTGGTCGCTTGCGGCGGTTTCTCCTACGGCGACGTACTGGGTGCCGGTGAAGGCTGGGCCAAGTCCGCGCTGTTCAACAGCCGCGCCCGCGATGCGTTCCAGGGCTTCTTCGAACGTAACGACAGCTTCACCCTCGGTGTGTGCAACGGTTGCCAGATGATGTCCAACCTGCACGAGCTGATCCCGGGCAGCGAGTTCTGGCCGCACTTCGTGCGTAACCGTTCCGAGCAGTTCGAAGCGCGTGTGGCGATGGTTCAGGTCCAGGAGTCGAATTCGATCTTCCTGCAAGGCATGGCCGGTTCGCGCATGCCGATCGCCATCGCTCACGGTGAAGGTCATGCCGAGTTCGCCAGCGAAGAAGCGTTGCTGGAAGCCGATCTGTCGGGTTGCGTGGCGATGCGTTTCGTCGACAACCACGGCAAGGTCACCGAAAGCTACCCGGCCAACCCGAACGGCTCGCCGCGCGGGATCACCGGGCTGACCAGCCGCGACGGTCGCGTCACGATCATGATGCCGCACCCGGAGCGGGTGTTCCGCGCCGTGCAGAACTCGTGGCGTTCGGAAGACTGGAACGAAGATGCACCGTGGATGCGCATGTTCCGTAATGCCCGCGTCTGGGTGAACTAA
- a CDS encoding YqfO family protein, translating into MYKLGFFVPDSHVEGVKSAVFAAGGGRIGAYDHCAWQVLGLGQFRPLDGSQPFIGEAGQVEQVEEWKVELVVADELIVAVVAALKLSHPYETPAYEVWRLEDF; encoded by the coding sequence GTGTACAAACTCGGCTTCTTTGTTCCCGACAGTCATGTCGAAGGGGTCAAGAGCGCCGTATTCGCCGCCGGTGGCGGACGGATCGGTGCTTATGACCATTGCGCCTGGCAAGTGCTGGGCCTGGGCCAGTTTCGACCATTGGATGGCAGTCAGCCGTTTATTGGGGAAGCGGGACAGGTCGAGCAGGTTGAGGAATGGAAGGTCGAGCTGGTGGTGGCGGATGAGTTGATCGTGGCTGTGGTGGCTGCGTTGAAACTCAGCCACCCCTATGAAACGCCGGCTTATGAGGTGTGGCGGTTGGAGGATTTCTGA